A window from Micromonospora terminaliae encodes these proteins:
- a CDS encoding dihydrofolate reductase family protein: MGKVVLDVSMSLDGFAAGPNVREAEPMGDGGERLHAWMAEQGPRGEIDAAVRREVDAAVGATVIGRRTFDLGLGPWGGTPWPGVPSFVVTHRARQNLVGDNGGTFAFDGLHAAVRRAKQAAGHRDVLVLGADVARQLLRANLLDEVRIHLIPLLLGAGTPLFAGEQAELIPEGKPVTGTVTHLRFRVAPGPGRLS; this comes from the coding sequence ATGGGCAAGGTAGTGCTGGACGTGTCGATGTCCCTGGACGGGTTCGCGGCCGGACCGAACGTCCGCGAGGCAGAGCCGATGGGGGATGGCGGCGAACGCCTGCACGCATGGATGGCGGAGCAGGGACCACGCGGCGAGATCGATGCGGCGGTGCGCCGAGAAGTGGACGCGGCCGTCGGAGCGACGGTCATCGGGCGACGTACCTTCGATCTCGGCCTCGGGCCGTGGGGCGGCACCCCATGGCCCGGCGTCCCCAGCTTCGTGGTGACCCACCGGGCGAGGCAAAACCTGGTCGGCGACAACGGTGGGACGTTCGCCTTCGACGGGCTGCACGCCGCGGTGCGGCGCGCCAAGCAGGCCGCCGGACACAGGGACGTCCTGGTGCTCGGGGCCGATGTCGCCCGCCAGCTGCTCCGGGCGAACCTGCTCGACGAGGTACGCATCCACCTGATCCCACTCCTGCTGGGTGCGGGAACACCATTGTTCGCCGGCGAGCAGGCCGAGCTGATCCCGGAAGGAAAGCCGGTCACCGGAACCGTGACCCACCTACGCTTCCGGGTCGCACCAGGCCCCGGCCGCCTGTCCTAG
- a CDS encoding LLM class F420-dependent oxidoreductase, producing the protein MKLGLHYWNFSTPADPSEMAGALAETARIAEQAGISALTVMDHYFQMEFTTSAEEPMLEAYTTLGYLAAKTEQMTLGVLVTGVMYRYPGLLAKIVTTLDVLSGGRARLGIGASWYDREQRGLGVPVIPVGERFERLEETLQICLQMWSDNNGRFDGRHYQLAETLNVPAPISRPHPPIMIGGGGEKKTLRLVARYADACNVFGNSPAEVARKLDVLREHCAAEGRDYGSIDKTVLVTRPPLADVDAFVAEVAEYAALGVTEVQTMPDRHPVEFAQELAEQRIAARLAELA; encoded by the coding sequence ATGAAGCTCGGCCTGCACTACTGGAACTTCTCCACGCCCGCCGACCCCTCGGAGATGGCCGGGGCGCTGGCGGAGACCGCCCGGATCGCGGAGCAGGCCGGGATCTCGGCCCTCACGGTCATGGACCACTACTTCCAGATGGAGTTCACGACGTCGGCCGAGGAGCCGATGCTCGAGGCCTACACCACCCTGGGCTACCTGGCTGCGAAGACCGAGCAGATGACGCTCGGCGTCCTCGTCACCGGGGTGATGTACCGCTATCCGGGCCTGCTCGCCAAGATCGTCACCACGCTCGACGTGCTCTCCGGCGGGCGGGCCCGGCTCGGCATCGGCGCCTCCTGGTACGACCGTGAGCAGCGCGGCCTCGGCGTGCCGGTCATCCCGGTCGGCGAGCGCTTCGAGCGGCTCGAGGAGACGTTGCAGATCTGCCTGCAGATGTGGAGCGACAACAACGGCCGGTTCGACGGCAGGCACTACCAGTTGGCCGAGACGCTGAATGTGCCGGCGCCCATCAGCCGGCCGCACCCCCCGATCATGATCGGTGGCGGCGGCGAGAAGAAGACCCTCCGGCTCGTGGCCCGCTACGCCGACGCCTGCAACGTGTTCGGCAACAGCCCGGCGGAGGTCGCGCGCAAGCTCGACGTGCTGCGGGAACACTGTGCCGCCGAGGGCCGGGACTACGGCAGCATCGACAAGACGGTGCTGGTCACGCGGCCGCCCCTGGCCGACGTCGACGCGTTCGTGGCCGAGGTGGCCGAATACGCGGCGCTCGGCGTGACCGAGGTGCAGACGATGCCCGACCGCCACCCGGTGGAGTTCGCGCAGGAACTGGCCGAGCAGCGGATCGCGGCGCGACTCGCCGAACTCGCCTGA
- a CDS encoding purine-cytosine permease family protein codes for MTAEVRPTESQGPKPGANGPAGLPVELNGINVIAEEERKGRPRDLFWPWCAANIAVLGISYGSFFLGFGVSFWQATFAGVLGTVVSFLLVGFVSLAGKRGSAPTMILSRAPFGVRGNALPAAISYVLLVGWETVLCALATLATATVFDRLGWGSGNLTKVVAFLVVALIVVLAGVLGFDAIIRLQGIITTATAVLTVGYLALTADHVSWAAVSSVPSGSVEAFVGTLIFAMTGFGLGWVNSGADYARYLPRGASSRGVVGWTTFGASVAPVVLVVYGLLLAASDEQLSSAIAADPIGALTALVPTWYLVPFAIVAILGLIGGAVLDIYSSGLALLTLGLRVPRWVAASIDGVLMILGTIYVVWIANSFIGPFQGFLITLGVPIAGWCGVFLADLALRRQAYTEADLYRPEGRYGSIGAAAAGLVVAGTAVGWGLVTNSLASWLSWQGYLLSATGLGGRTGDWAYANLGVAVSFAIGFLGYLLLSRRRVREQERTA; via the coding sequence ATGACCGCAGAGGTCCGCCCCACCGAGAGTCAAGGCCCGAAGCCCGGCGCCAACGGGCCGGCCGGCCTGCCCGTCGAGCTCAACGGCATCAACGTGATCGCGGAGGAGGAACGCAAAGGCCGACCCCGCGACCTGTTCTGGCCATGGTGCGCCGCCAACATCGCCGTCCTGGGTATCAGCTACGGCTCCTTCTTCCTCGGCTTCGGTGTCTCCTTCTGGCAGGCGACGTTCGCCGGGGTACTCGGGACCGTCGTGTCGTTCCTGCTCGTCGGCTTCGTGTCGCTGGCCGGCAAGCGCGGCTCGGCGCCCACGATGATCCTCAGCCGGGCCCCGTTCGGCGTACGCGGCAACGCGTTGCCGGCGGCCATCAGCTACGTCCTGCTCGTGGGCTGGGAGACCGTGCTCTGCGCCCTCGCCACGCTCGCCACGGCGACCGTCTTCGACCGACTGGGCTGGGGCAGCGGCAACCTCACCAAGGTCGTCGCGTTCCTCGTCGTGGCCCTGATCGTCGTGCTCGCCGGGGTCCTCGGCTTCGACGCCATCATACGCCTGCAGGGCATTATCACCACCGCCACCGCCGTCCTGACCGTCGGCTACCTCGCACTGACCGCCGACCACGTCTCCTGGGCCGCAGTGTCGTCGGTGCCGAGCGGGTCCGTCGAGGCGTTCGTCGGCACTCTCATCTTCGCGATGACCGGCTTCGGCCTCGGCTGGGTCAACTCCGGCGCCGACTACGCCCGCTACCTGCCGCGCGGCGCGTCGAGCCGAGGCGTCGTCGGCTGGACCACGTTCGGGGCGAGCGTGGCGCCCGTGGTCCTGGTGGTCTACGGCCTGCTGCTCGCCGCCTCCGACGAGCAGCTCAGCAGCGCGATCGCCGCGGACCCCATCGGTGCCCTGACGGCGCTCGTCCCTACCTGGTATCTCGTACCGTTCGCGATCGTCGCCATCCTCGGCCTCATCGGCGGCGCGGTCCTGGACATCTACTCGTCGGGCCTGGCGCTGCTCACCCTCGGACTGCGGGTGCCGAGGTGGGTGGCGGCGAGCATCGACGGTGTCCTGATGATCCTCGGCACCATCTACGTCGTCTGGATCGCCAACAGCTTCATCGGTCCCTTCCAGGGCTTCCTCATCACCCTCGGCGTGCCGATCGCCGGCTGGTGCGGCGTGTTCCTCGCGGACCTCGCGCTGCGCAGGCAGGCGTACACGGAGGCGGACCTCTACCGGCCCGAAGGCCGATACGGCTCGATCGGCGCGGCGGCGGCCGGACTCGTCGTCGCCGGCACCGCCGTCGGCTGGGGACTGGTGACGAACAGCTTGGCCTCGTGGCTGTCCTGGCAGGGCTACCTGCTGTCGGCGACGGGCCTCGGCGGCAGGACCGGCGACTGGGCGTACGCGAACCTCGGGGTGGCGGTGTCCTTCGCCATCGGGTTCCTCGGCTACCTGCTCCTCAGTCGGCGTCGCGTCCGCGAGCAGGAACGGACCGCGTGA
- a CDS encoding MFS transporter: MSARRSAIHRVLLVLQGLITSPVGRRDRRLRSAPASDLADETVSRNVRLLGWFNFLGDFRMYGPIMVIYFGQVTGSYTAAASLLALKKLSSAAFEVPTGVLSDRLGRRGTMIAGAVVMVTAHLGYAGASGYGLLLAAVVLEGLAASLWSGNNDALLYDTLLGADREEEFPRHSGRVNSMFQLALAVAAAIGGVIAGAWSLRAVVMLSVVPQVLCVLVALRVREPRLHGPLESNVLVHLGSALRGIRRNPVLRRMTLVSALRYSGESAAQLSPVFVAGLWPLWALGVWRTFGHGVAFVGFSISGWMIGRVGAARTLLLGELFDNLANFVALVKPTTFSPVLLGSPTYGMSTIAQQTLLQREFTDRERATMGSLGSLLGSVLYALVAVGAGLVADRWGIVAALLAIQAVVLAALPLAWSVHVHALRYSGKAIRWGRAPAQPRRPDRPGERTRSEH, encoded by the coding sequence GTGTCCGCTCGTCGTTCCGCGATCCACCGTGTCCTTCTCGTTCTCCAAGGCCTGATCACTTCCCCTGTCGGCAGGAGAGATCGACGGCTGAGGTCAGCTCCGGCTTCAGACCTTGCTGACGAGACCGTCAGCCGCAACGTTCGCCTGCTGGGCTGGTTCAACTTCCTCGGCGACTTCCGCATGTACGGGCCAATCATGGTCATCTATTTTGGGCAGGTCACCGGCTCGTACACAGCCGCCGCAAGCCTGCTGGCGCTGAAAAAGCTGTCCTCCGCGGCGTTCGAAGTCCCCACCGGCGTGCTGTCCGACCGGCTCGGGCGTCGCGGCACGATGATCGCCGGTGCCGTCGTCATGGTGACCGCCCACCTCGGGTACGCCGGAGCTTCCGGCTATGGCCTCCTCCTGGCAGCTGTTGTGCTGGAGGGATTGGCGGCCTCGCTGTGGAGCGGCAACAACGACGCGCTTCTGTACGACACTCTGCTCGGAGCCGACCGGGAGGAGGAGTTCCCCCGGCACTCGGGCCGTGTGAACTCGATGTTCCAGCTCGCGCTCGCAGTGGCGGCGGCCATAGGTGGCGTGATCGCCGGCGCATGGTCGCTGCGTGCGGTGGTCATGCTGTCGGTCGTGCCGCAGGTGCTGTGCGTGCTCGTCGCCTTGCGGGTCCGAGAGCCGCGATTGCACGGCCCGCTGGAATCGAACGTGCTGGTGCATCTCGGTTCGGCCCTGCGCGGCATCCGCCGTAATCCGGTGCTCCGCCGGATGACTTTGGTGTCGGCGCTTCGATACAGCGGTGAAAGCGCGGCTCAGTTGTCACCAGTCTTCGTGGCAGGGCTGTGGCCGCTCTGGGCGCTGGGCGTGTGGCGCACCTTCGGCCATGGCGTGGCCTTCGTCGGCTTCAGCATCAGTGGTTGGATGATCGGCCGAGTGGGCGCGGCCCGTACGCTGCTGTTGGGTGAGTTGTTCGACAACCTGGCGAACTTCGTGGCGCTGGTCAAGCCGACGACATTTTCGCCCGTGCTGCTTGGGTCACCGACCTACGGCATGTCGACAATCGCCCAGCAGACGTTGCTGCAGCGCGAGTTCACCGATCGGGAACGCGCGACGATGGGTTCGCTCGGGTCGCTGCTCGGCAGCGTGCTGTACGCGCTCGTCGCCGTGGGGGCCGGCCTCGTGGCAGACCGTTGGGGCATCGTCGCGGCGTTGCTCGCGATCCAGGCAGTGGTCCTGGCCGCACTTCCGCTCGCCTGGTCGGTGCACGTACACGCTCTCCGCTACAGCGGAAAGGCCATCCGCTGGGGGCGGGCGCCGGCTCAACCGCGGCGGCCTGACCGACCCGGCGAACGTACGCGGTCAGAGCACTAG
- a CDS encoding AMP-dependent synthetase/ligase, whose translation MRGSVAAEPKVTGRESAGLADVVWENARRKPDRVQFLRPDPDIRSWPAQRSGVGGPGAVTCRQFRDDVLALARGLIAAGVAPGDRLALMSRTRYEWTLVDYAAWTIGAVTVPVYDTSSAEQLAWILADSGAVACVVETPDHGAMLTGARDRLPELKQVWQIDAGDLIEVASRGRAVDDGQVEARRGAVSGGDVATIVYTSGTTGRPKGCVLTHRNIGLDVGNAVAALPELFHERASTVLFLPLAHAFARMIQVGMVQTRATMVHSASMSGVMDQLRRYRPTFVLAVPRVFERMYNRAQQKAIANHQGRLFAVADRVAVRYSRSLDRPSGPGPLLRLVRQVFDLLVYRKLRAALGGRCRIAIVGGAPLGERLGHFFRGAGLTALEGYGLTETSPALAANRPSAMRIGTVGRPLPGVELAIADDGEILARGEVVFQGYWNNPSATRAVFTDDGWFRTGDLGSLDDDGYLRITGRTKEILVTAAGKHIVPAPMEDQVRADPLVSHCMLVGDAKPYAAALITIDPQAWSRWRTAHGHPRASVAELRDDPALRGEIQAAVDRVNRSVSKAEAIKTFRILPDDFTEASGELTPTLKIRREVVQRRRAAEIDALYAGH comes from the coding sequence ATGCGGGGCAGTGTCGCGGCGGAGCCGAAGGTGACCGGCCGCGAGTCAGCGGGGCTGGCCGACGTGGTCTGGGAGAACGCGCGACGGAAACCGGACAGGGTGCAGTTTCTGCGCCCGGACCCGGACATCAGGTCGTGGCCCGCCCAGCGGTCCGGCGTCGGCGGCCCGGGTGCGGTGACCTGCCGCCAGTTCCGCGACGACGTGCTGGCGTTGGCGCGCGGGCTCATCGCGGCAGGGGTCGCGCCCGGAGACCGGTTGGCGTTGATGAGCCGCACCCGCTACGAGTGGACGCTGGTCGACTATGCGGCGTGGACGATCGGCGCGGTGACCGTTCCGGTGTACGACACCTCGAGTGCCGAGCAGCTGGCCTGGATCCTGGCCGACTCCGGCGCGGTGGCCTGCGTGGTGGAGACACCCGATCACGGCGCGATGCTGACCGGCGCACGGGACAGGCTGCCGGAGCTGAAGCAGGTGTGGCAGATCGACGCCGGCGATCTGATCGAGGTGGCGAGCCGGGGCCGGGCCGTCGACGACGGGCAGGTGGAGGCCCGGCGTGGCGCGGTGTCGGGCGGGGACGTGGCGACGATCGTCTACACCAGCGGGACGACGGGCCGGCCGAAGGGCTGCGTGCTGACGCACCGCAACATCGGCCTCGACGTCGGCAACGCGGTCGCGGCCCTGCCGGAGTTGTTCCACGAGCGGGCGTCGACGGTGCTCTTCCTGCCGTTGGCGCACGCCTTCGCCCGGATGATCCAGGTGGGGATGGTGCAGACCCGGGCGACGATGGTGCACAGCGCCAGCATGAGCGGGGTGATGGATCAGCTTCGCCGGTACCGGCCCACGTTCGTCCTCGCGGTGCCGCGCGTGTTCGAGAGAATGTACAACCGGGCGCAGCAGAAGGCCATCGCGAACCACCAGGGCCGCCTCTTCGCCGTCGCGGACCGCGTCGCGGTGCGGTACAGCCGGTCGCTCGACCGCCCGTCCGGGCCCGGGCCGCTGCTCCGGCTGGTACGGCAGGTCTTCGACCTGCTGGTCTACCGGAAGCTGCGGGCGGCGCTCGGCGGACGGTGCCGCATCGCGATCGTCGGTGGCGCCCCCCTCGGTGAGCGGCTCGGGCACTTTTTCCGCGGCGCCGGCCTGACGGCGCTGGAGGGGTACGGGCTGACCGAGACCTCCCCGGCGCTGGCGGCGAACCGGCCGTCGGCGATGCGGATCGGCACGGTCGGCCGGCCGCTACCGGGCGTGGAGTTGGCGATCGCCGACGACGGGGAGATCCTCGCCCGCGGCGAGGTCGTGTTCCAGGGCTACTGGAACAACCCGTCCGCCACCCGCGCGGTGTTCACCGACGACGGCTGGTTCCGCACCGGCGACCTCGGCAGCCTCGACGACGACGGCTACCTGCGCATCACGGGACGGACGAAGGAGATCCTCGTGACCGCCGCCGGCAAGCACATCGTGCCCGCCCCGATGGAGGACCAGGTGCGCGCGGACCCGCTGGTCAGCCACTGCATGCTCGTCGGCGACGCCAAGCCATACGCGGCCGCTCTGATCACCATCGACCCGCAGGCATGGTCCCGCTGGCGAACCGCTCACGGTCACCCGCGCGCGTCAGTGGCGGAACTGCGCGACGACCCCGCCCTGCGCGGCGAGATCCAGGCAGCCGTCGACCGGGTGAACCGCTCGGTCTCCAAGGCGGAGGCGATCAAGACCTTCCGCATCCTGCCCGACGACTTCACCGAGGCCAGCGGTGAGCTCACCCCCACCCTGAAGATCAGGCGTGAGGTCGTGCAGCGGCGGCGCGCCGCCGAGATCGACGCCCTCTACGCGGGTCACTAG
- a CDS encoding VOC family protein: MLRLTDFIIDCPDTMKLAAFYSGVTGLPVKDGSNEHWAGIKFGEIELAFIQVEDYRAPQWPDNEHPKQFHLDFEVDDIEAEQSRILALGATLQQDSIGPDGYGWRIYTDPIGHPFCLCRNKGVTWTDQGPIWPKRD, from the coding sequence ATGCTACGACTAACCGACTTCATCATCGATTGCCCGGACACGATGAAGCTGGCAGCCTTCTACTCCGGGGTGACGGGGCTCCCGGTCAAAGACGGCAGTAACGAGCACTGGGCCGGCATCAAGTTCGGCGAGATCGAACTGGCCTTCATCCAGGTGGAGGACTACCGCGCCCCGCAGTGGCCCGACAACGAGCACCCCAAGCAGTTCCACCTCGACTTCGAAGTCGACGACATCGAGGCCGAACAGAGCCGCATCCTGGCCCTCGGCGCGACCCTGCAGCAGGACTCCATCGGCCCCGACGGCTACGGCTGGCGCATCTACACCGACCCGATTGGCCACCCCTTCTGCCTCTGCCGCAACAAGGGTGTCACCTGGACCGACCAGGGCCCCATCTGGCCCAAGCGCGACTAG
- a CDS encoding MBL fold metallo-hydrolase, with protein MTNNTNLAYAVRTATRQGVTRDLPHGPQDLQWVANSATLIYGEHDAVLVDTYTSIDQNAELVDWVKSFGRNLTYVFITHGHGDHFFGIGQLLAAFPDAKAIATAGSVARAHTQGEPQWRDGFWEKLFPGQIPEIVFPEPADGHQFELEGHLLQVIETGFTDTPDSTSLWVPDLRLIVAGDVVYNDTHQYTAETTRETREQWAHATERLAALDPVAVVAGHKKPDASDDPKILAETAAYLRSFTAAADDSRTAEELYDRMLKLYPRRANPGALWGGAKAAKPA; from the coding sequence ATGACCAACAACACGAACCTCGCGTACGCCGTGCGCACCGCAACCCGGCAGGGCGTCACCCGCGACCTGCCGCACGGGCCGCAGGATCTGCAGTGGGTCGCCAACAGCGCCACCCTCATCTACGGCGAACACGACGCGGTTCTGGTCGACACGTACACGTCGATCGACCAGAACGCCGAACTAGTGGACTGGGTGAAGTCGTTCGGCCGCAACCTGACCTACGTCTTCATCACCCACGGCCACGGTGACCACTTCTTCGGCATCGGTCAACTCCTGGCGGCGTTCCCGGACGCGAAGGCGATCGCCACAGCCGGATCCGTGGCGCGAGCGCACACCCAGGGTGAGCCCCAGTGGCGCGACGGATTCTGGGAAAAGCTGTTCCCCGGCCAGATCCCGGAAATCGTCTTCCCGGAGCCAGCCGACGGCCACCAGTTCGAGCTCGAGGGCCACCTGCTGCAGGTGATCGAGACCGGGTTCACCGACACGCCCGACTCCACCTCGCTGTGGGTTCCCGACCTGCGCCTGATCGTCGCCGGCGACGTCGTCTACAACGACACCCACCAGTACACGGCCGAGACGACGCGGGAGACGCGCGAGCAGTGGGCGCATGCCACCGAGCGGCTCGCCGCGCTCGACCCGGTAGCGGTCGTCGCGGGTCACAAGAAGCCGGACGCGTCCGACGACCCGAAAATCCTCGCCGAGACCGCCGCCTACCTGCGCAGTTTCACCGCCGCCGCGGACGACTCCCGGACCGCGGAGGAGCTGTACGACCGGATGCTCAAGCTCTACCCGCGCCGCGCCAACCCGGGCGCCCTCTGGGGCGGCGCCAAGGCCGCCAAACCGGCGTAG
- a CDS encoding Rrf2 family transcriptional regulator, translated as MSANSKLTIATHALAWMTLNERLGGKFATSEQIAKSVATNPVVIRRLMSEMAKSGLIETQRGPGTGWRLARAPEDISLWDINEALGAEAAFALHRNEPSKTCPVARGIRPALTPVYARVDDAIRRELAGTRLADVLRDTLTVSGA; from the coding sequence GTGAGCGCCAACAGCAAGCTGACGATCGCCACCCACGCCCTCGCGTGGATGACCCTCAACGAGCGCCTGGGCGGCAAGTTCGCCACCTCCGAGCAGATCGCGAAGAGCGTGGCGACCAACCCGGTGGTGATCCGGCGGCTGATGAGCGAGATGGCCAAGTCCGGCCTGATCGAGACGCAGCGCGGCCCGGGCACCGGCTGGCGTCTGGCCAGGGCTCCGGAAGACATCAGCCTGTGGGACATCAACGAGGCACTCGGTGCGGAAGCGGCGTTCGCGCTGCACCGCAACGAACCCAGCAAGACCTGCCCGGTCGCCCGCGGCATCCGCCCGGCACTCACACCCGTTTATGCCCGCGTCGACGACGCGATCCGTCGTGAGCTGGCCGGCACCCGCCTCGCCGATGTCCTGCGGGACACGCTCACCGTCAGTGGCGCCTGA
- a CDS encoding TioE family transcriptional regulator: MAQNLQHGVRLRPVDLARGHGLSTQAIRNYEAAGVLPDAERTESGYRTYTPLHARALDAFLALVPGHGHQTTTAIMRAVNRGATEDALRLIDESHAQLLDDRRTLQAVEAALRDLGPVRQERGDTFVGPLARRLGLRPATLRKWERAGVIQPRRDPQTGYRVYGAADVRDARLAHQLRRGGYRLEQIAALIAQVRAAGGVAPLESMLGDWRSRLSARGRAMLTGAAALDAYLTCRQATRGDTA; encoded by the coding sequence GTGGCACAGAACCTTCAACACGGGGTACGGCTGAGGCCGGTCGACCTGGCACGCGGGCACGGGTTGTCGACGCAGGCGATCCGGAACTACGAGGCGGCCGGCGTCCTGCCCGACGCCGAGCGCACCGAGAGCGGCTACCGCACCTACACCCCGCTGCACGCGCGGGCCCTCGACGCGTTCCTCGCCCTGGTGCCCGGGCACGGCCACCAGACCACCACGGCGATCATGCGGGCGGTCAACCGCGGCGCCACCGAGGACGCGCTGCGGCTCATCGACGAGAGCCACGCCCAGCTCCTCGACGACCGCCGCACCCTCCAGGCCGTCGAGGCCGCTCTCCGTGACCTCGGGCCGGTGCGCCAGGAACGCGGCGACACGTTCGTCGGCCCCCTGGCGCGACGGCTCGGGCTCCGCCCGGCCACCCTCCGCAAGTGGGAACGCGCCGGAGTGATCCAGCCGCGCCGCGACCCGCAGACCGGCTACCGGGTCTACGGCGCCGCCGACGTGCGCGACGCCCGGCTGGCCCACCAGCTGAGGCGGGGCGGCTACCGGCTCGAGCAGATCGCCGCGCTGATCGCCCAGGTCCGCGCCGCCGGCGGCGTCGCACCCCTCGAGTCGATGTTGGGCGACTGGCGATCCCGTCTCTCGGCGCGCGGCCGCGCCATGCTCACCGGCGCCGCCGCACTCGACGCCTACCTCACCTGCCGGCAGGCCACGCGCGGGGACACGGCCTAG
- a CDS encoding erythromycin esterase family protein has translation MTDLEYIAQAVDAATVRTLLPHRPRVLALGEPTHGEDVLLDLRNDLFRQLVEQDGYRTIAIESDCLAGLVVDDHVTSGTGTLDEVMERGFSHGFGASAANRELVRWMRVYNEGRPAAEQVRFAGFDGPLEITGGASPRLVLTALHGCLAARVDAGMLPCTAETLERLIGPDDRWTESAAMMDPSRSVGRTPGAERLRLLADDLVALLDGQAPHLASASEDWHRARLYGRTATGLLRYHSWMADTSPARITRLLDLRASMMAANLLALAERGPVLAYAHNSHLQRDKSSMRMGGGPLEWWSAGAIVEAHLGRDYAFLATALGTIRHQGVDTPPPDTLEGLLYALPKDRHLLDARRLATALADRPPAARVSPWFGYAPLDPAHLTRVDGLAFVKDGHGS, from the coding sequence ATGACTGACCTCGAATACATCGCCCAGGCCGTCGACGCCGCCACCGTCCGCACGCTGCTCCCGCACCGGCCGCGGGTGCTCGCCCTCGGTGAGCCCACCCACGGCGAGGACGTCCTGCTCGACCTGCGTAACGATCTCTTCCGGCAGCTCGTCGAGCAGGACGGCTACCGGACCATCGCCATCGAGAGCGACTGCCTGGCGGGCCTGGTCGTGGACGACCACGTCACCTCGGGCACGGGCACGCTCGACGAGGTGATGGAGCGCGGCTTCAGCCACGGGTTCGGCGCGTCCGCGGCAAACCGGGAGCTGGTGCGCTGGATGCGCGTGTACAACGAGGGCCGGCCCGCGGCGGAGCAGGTGCGCTTTGCCGGTTTCGACGGGCCGCTGGAGATTACCGGCGGCGCGAGCCCCCGCCTGGTCCTCACCGCCCTGCACGGCTGTCTCGCGGCCCGGGTCGACGCCGGCATGCTGCCCTGCACCGCGGAGACGCTGGAGCGGCTGATCGGCCCCGACGACCGGTGGACCGAGTCCGCCGCCATGATGGACCCGTCCCGGTCCGTGGGGCGGACGCCCGGCGCCGAGCGGCTGCGGCTGCTCGCCGACGACCTGGTGGCCCTGCTCGACGGGCAGGCGCCCCACCTGGCGTCCGCGTCGGAGGACTGGCACCGGGCCCGCCTGTACGGGCGCACCGCCACCGGCCTGCTGCGCTACCACTCCTGGATGGCCGACACGTCACCGGCGCGCATCACGCGGCTGCTGGACCTGCGGGCGTCGATGATGGCCGCCAACCTGCTCGCCCTCGCGGAGCGTGGCCCGGTGCTGGCGTACGCCCACAACAGCCACCTCCAGCGGGACAAATCGTCGATGCGGATGGGCGGCGGGCCCCTCGAATGGTGGAGCGCCGGCGCGATCGTCGAGGCGCACCTCGGCCGGGACTACGCCTTCCTCGCCACCGCCCTCGGCACGATCCGCCACCAAGGCGTCGACACCCCGCCGCCGGACACCCTCGAAGGGCTGCTGTACGCGCTGCCGAAGGACCGGCACCTCCTCGACGCCCGCCGTCTGGCCACCGCCCTGGCGGACCGGCCGCCCGCCGCCCGGGTGTCCCCGTGGTTCGGCTACGCCCCACTCGACCCGGCCCACCTGACCCGCGTCGACGGGCTCGCGTTCGTCAAGGACGGCCACGGCAGCTAG
- a CDS encoding NUDIX domain-containing protein, whose protein sequence is MHVVVTGALVENGAVLLVHRRPTKRAFPDVWDLPGGQVEAGESELQALAREMHEELGVHIVAESASRLGVVHASVGEDAVQVGVWHIGDWVGSPTNRAPDEHDDIAWVGISELGGLPLVDGVLAALLRSVPEPDRLFRRNEARTAAAPSGPANHRWSSA, encoded by the coding sequence ATGCATGTCGTCGTCACAGGTGCACTCGTTGAGAACGGCGCGGTCCTGCTGGTGCACCGCAGGCCAACCAAGCGGGCCTTCCCAGACGTCTGGGATCTGCCCGGGGGGCAGGTCGAAGCGGGTGAGTCGGAACTGCAGGCCCTCGCGCGTGAGATGCACGAGGAGCTCGGGGTGCACATTGTCGCGGAGTCCGCCTCACGGTTGGGCGTCGTGCACGCCAGCGTCGGTGAGGACGCCGTTCAGGTGGGCGTCTGGCACATCGGAGACTGGGTTGGCTCTCCGACCAACCGTGCACCCGACGAGCATGACGACATCGCTTGGGTCGGGATCAGCGAGCTGGGCGGCCTTCCTCTCGTGGATGGCGTGCTGGCGGCATTGCTTCGTTCTGTGCCCGAGCCTGACCGGCTGTTTCGTCGCAACGAGGCACGGACAGCCGCAGCGCCGAGCGGTCCAGCGAACCATCGCTGGTCATCGGCATGA